One Desulfonatronovibrio hydrogenovorans DSM 9292 DNA segment encodes these proteins:
- a CDS encoding TIGR03943 family putative permease subunit: MLKALILLFLAILQVRLIYTGDILFYLAPQMLSFFYFSTFSLLFLAAFKSLTILAEQRPNHEHAMGCGCIEGHESKSGQKIMYALFSFPLVLGFLLPPKLLDSTLAAKKGIIFHQVPARKTPDPQPDPYARNGEIDHQWWEEYEFEIQASRAEGLPEEQQILKEELGLWYDQEYYSRLAGELLTQNRIIVQDRGFLDIMLVISAYQHYFQDREIQLTGFVYRDLSMNENELAVTRTAITCCLADATFYGILVRGNGIDSFEQDSWVTVTGLIDQDLVFGQNMLMIRALEIKEVPPPDTPYVYPYLYRQYMP, translated from the coding sequence ATGCTAAAAGCCCTGATTCTTCTTTTTCTGGCCATCCTCCAGGTCAGACTCATTTATACTGGAGACATCCTTTTTTATCTGGCCCCCCAGATGCTTTCGTTTTTTTATTTTTCTACCTTCAGCCTCCTCTTTCTGGCCGCTTTCAAATCCCTGACCATTCTGGCTGAACAGCGACCGAACCATGAACACGCCATGGGCTGTGGATGCATTGAAGGTCACGAATCCAAATCTGGGCAAAAGATTATGTACGCTTTGTTCAGCTTTCCCCTGGTGCTGGGCTTTCTGCTTCCTCCAAAACTGCTGGACAGCACCCTGGCTGCAAAAAAAGGGATCATCTTCCACCAGGTCCCGGCAAGAAAGACCCCTGACCCCCAGCCTGATCCATATGCCCGGAACGGGGAGATTGACCATCAGTGGTGGGAGGAATACGAGTTTGAAATTCAGGCTTCCAGGGCCGAGGGACTTCCCGAGGAACAGCAGATCCTCAAGGAAGAGCTTGGGCTCTGGTACGATCAGGAGTACTACTCCCGGTTGGCCGGTGAACTGCTGACTCAAAACAGGATCATTGTCCAGGACAGGGGTTTTCTGGATATCATGCTGGTCATCTCAGCCTACCAGCACTATTTTCAAGACAGGGAGATTCAGCTGACTGGCTTTGTGTACCGGGATCTTTCCATGAATGAAAACGAGCTGGCTGTAACCAGAACCGCCATCACCTGCTGTCTGGCAGATGCCACTTTCTATGGAATCCTGGTCCGGGGTAACGGGATTGACAGTTTTGAGCAGGATTCCTGGGTCACAGTCACAGGCCTGATTGATCAGGACCTGGTTTTTGGCCAGAACATGCTCATGATCAGGGCTCTGGAGATTAAAGAAGTCCCCCCGCCAGACACTCCCTATGTTTACCCTTATCTTTACAGGCAATACATGCCCTGA
- a CDS encoding permease — translation MEALHTAGMVFLSIIFESAPFILMGAFFSSLVLIFIPKEFFKKYLPANPLLSIPPALILSAVFPVCECAIIPVIRGLVRKGMPLCAGAVFLVAAPILNPIVLASTFYAFRSDLQVVALRFGLAAFVALIVGLLVYFFLESRKERFIPRELTMSFETEPKNRLFSWGSWKKIFDHTVDEFFTVGKYFILGAGIASLFQVFLSQQAVFNLAESAYVSPLIMMFMAYVLSLCSTADAFVAASFAATFPTMSIVAFLVFGPMLDIKNTAMLLGYFPVRFVAVFIASVVLTVYVSVVIMQMIF, via the coding sequence TTGGAAGCATTGCATACTGCCGGGATGGTCTTCCTGAGCATCATTTTTGAATCAGCCCCATTCATCCTGATGGGGGCTTTTTTCTCTTCCCTGGTCCTGATATTTATTCCCAAAGAATTCTTTAAGAAATACCTCCCGGCAAACCCGCTTTTGTCCATTCCTCCGGCTCTGATCCTCAGCGCAGTCTTTCCTGTATGCGAATGCGCCATCATTCCAGTCATCCGGGGGCTGGTCCGTAAAGGAATGCCTTTATGCGCAGGAGCCGTATTCCTGGTGGCTGCACCCATTCTGAATCCAATTGTTTTGGCCTCCACTTTTTACGCCTTCAGATCCGACCTGCAGGTGGTGGCTCTCAGGTTTGGTCTGGCCGCCTTTGTGGCCCTGATAGTGGGTCTGCTGGTCTACTTTTTCCTGGAATCCAGAAAAGAGAGGTTTATACCCAGGGAACTTACCATGTCTTTTGAGACCGAACCTAAAAACAGGCTTTTCAGTTGGGGATCATGGAAAAAAATATTTGACCATACTGTTGATGAATTCTTTACTGTGGGAAAATACTTTATCCTGGGCGCTGGCATTGCCTCTCTCTTTCAGGTTTTCTTAAGTCAGCAGGCGGTATTTAATCTGGCTGAGTCTGCCTATGTTTCTCCCCTGATCATGATGTTCATGGCCTATGTCCTGTCGTTGTGCTCAACTGCCGACGCCTTTGTGGCCGCCTCGTTTGCAGCAACATTCCCCACCATGTCCATCGTAGCCTTTCTGGTCTTCGGCCCTATGCTGGACATAAAAAATACGGCCATGCTCCTGGGTTATTTTCCGGTCCGTTTCGTGGCTGTATTTATTGCCTCAGTCGTTCTGACGGTTTATGTTTCCGTTGTGATAATGCAGATGATCTTTTAA